GGTTGGGCGACCTTGCATCTTTCTGCGGCGCGGCTGAAGCTGCCCGTTTCTGCGATCGCGCAGACATAGCGGAGCTGATGAATTTCCATAGGACAAAACTATACCGAAAATGGGAATTATGTATTGGAACTATAGTGCCGCGAAGTGCTACAGTCGGTTCGTTCGATTGATGCTGGGTTTACGTGTATCCAGTAGCGAACTGAGCAACGAGAAGGAGAAAATGTGATGTCAAGCGAAGCGAAGTGCCCCTTCCATCAAGGCAGCGGCGCAGGTACAACGAATAGTGAGTGGTGGCCGAACCAGCTCAACCTGAATCTGCTGCATCAGCACTCGTCTTTGTCCGATCCCATGGGCGAGGAATTCAACTACGCAGAGGAGTTTAAGAGCCTTGACTACGCGGCCCTGAAGAAGGACCTGGTAGCGCTGATGACCGACTCGCAGGACTGGTGGCCCGCGGACTTTGGGCACTATGGCCCGCTGTTTATCCGCATGTCGTGGCACAGCGCAGGCACTTATCGTATCTCTGACGGTCGCGGCGGCGCTGGCAGGGGGCAGCAGCGTTTTGCGCCTCTCAATAGCTGGCCCGACAATGTGAACCTCGATCGCGCTCGCCGGCTGCTGTGGCCGATCAAGCAGAAGTATGGCAAGAAGATCTCGTGGGCAGACCTGCTGATTCTTGCAGGCAACGTTGCACTGGAGTCGATGGGCTTCAAGACCTTTGGCTTTGCCGGTGGGCGCGCCGATGTCTGGGAGCCGGACATGGATGTCAACTGGGGGCTGGAGACCACATGGCTGGGGACGGACAAGCGTTTCTCTGGCGACCGCGATCTTGTCAGTCCTTACGGCGCCACGCATATGGGCTTGATCTACGTCAATCCTGAAGGCCCGGACGGCATTCCCGATCCCATCAAAGCCGCGAAGGACATTCGTGAGACCTTCAGGCGCATGGCGATGAACGATGAAGAGACGGTGGCGCTGATTGCAGGCGGCCATACCTTCGGCAAGACACACGGCGCGGCCCCGGCCCCTCAGCATGTTGGCCGGGAGCCCGAAGGCGCTCCGATCGAAGAGCAGGGGCTCGGTTGGTCGAACGCATATAAATCCGGCATAGCCGGCGATGCGATCGGCAGCGGTCTTGAAGTTACATGGAGCGGCAAGCCGACGCAGTGGAGTAATGAGTTCTTCGATAATCTCTTCAAGTATGAGTGGGAACTGACGAAAAGCCCCGGCGGCGCACACCAGTGGAAGCCGAAGGGCGACGCGGGTGCAGGCACGGTGCCGGACGCTCACGATGCGTCGAAGCGTCATGCGCCGGCGATGCTGACCACTGACCTCTCGCTGCGATTGGATCCAATCTACGAGAAGATATCTCGTCGCTTCTATGAGCATCCGGAGGAGTTTGCCGACGCCTTCGCCCGCGCGTGGTTCAAGCTGGTCCACCGCGATATGGGACCGCGCTCACGTTATCTTGGCCCGGAGGTTCCCAGGGAAGAACTGATCTGGCAAGACCCCATTCCGGCAGTGGATCATGCCCTGGTAAACGATCAGGATATCGCCGCGCTCAAGAGCAAGGTGCTTGCAGCGGGACTGACGGTTTCGCAACTTGTCTCTACGGCGTGGGCCTCGGCGTCTACCTTCCGTGGTTCGGACAAGCGCGGAGGCGCAAACGGCGCGCGCATCCGGCTTGCTCCGCAGAAGGACTGGAAGGCCAACCAGCCGGAGCAACTGGCGAAGGTACTGAAGACTCTCGAAGAGATTCAGAAGTCCTTCAACAACTCGCAGAGTGGAGGCAAGAAGATATCGCTTGCCGATCTGATTGTTCTTGCCGGTTGCGCCGGTGTGGAGCAGGCAGCGAAGAATGCGGGCATCAATGTGACGGTTCCTTTCACCCCCGGCCGCATGGATGCTTCGCAGGAGCAGACGGATGTCGAGTCGTTCTCTGTGCTTGAACCCGTTGAGGACGGCTTCCGCTCATACAGTAATGGAAGTGATGGTGGTCATGCTGAGCTCTCTCTGCTGGACAAGGCACAGTTATTGACCCTGACTGCGCCTGAATTGGCTGTCCTGGTTGGCGGCTTACGCGTGCTGAATACCAACGTCGGGCAGAGCAAATACGGCGTCTTTACCAAGAGGCCGGAGGCACTGACAAACGACTTCTTCGTCAACCTGCTCGATATGAGAACGGCGTGGAAGGCGGTCTCGAACGGCAAAGAGACGTTCGAGGGAAGGGACCGCACGACGGGAGAGGTGAAGTGGACGGCAACGCGCGCCGACTTGATCTTCGGCTCGAACGCTCAGCTTCGAGCCCTGTCGGAGGTCTACGGAAGCACGGATGCGCATAAAAAGTTTGTGAATGATTTCGTCGGGGTCTGGAACAAGGTGATGAACCTTGATCGGTTTGATCTCGCGGCATCGCACAAATAGTCTTATGGCATTCGGCGCTCACCTCGATCTGGTTTGACTTGATCGGGTGAGCGCCGTCTTATGCTCGTAAGCTGGAAAGCGCTTTTACTTTAGGATTCTGGGTCATTGGGAGAATGGGTCGATGCTATTCCGCAACATACCGCTCTGTCTGGTTGCTGGTTTGAGTGTTTGTTCGATTGCGAATGCGCAGTTTAGCGCTGTGCCTGATTCAGGAAGCAACGCATCGGGTGGCTTTGTGCGGGACGTTCGTTCACATCCGCGAGAGCCTTCTCGCGACAACGCCTTTTCAATGACGATCAACAAGTATGGGATTGCCGCTACGCTCCAGACGCTGGCTTCTCAGGTTGGCGCCTCCATTCTTGCTAAAGGAGGGAATGCGGTCGACGCTGCCATTGCATCCAATGCGGCTGTCGGAGTGATTGAGCCGATGATGAACGGGATCGGCGGCGACCTGTTTGCCATTGTTTGGGATCCAAAGACAAAGAAGCTTTATGCACTGAACGCCAGCGGATGGTCGCCGAAGGCGGAGACGATCGAGGCGATGAAGGCAAAGGGTGTGACGAAGATGAGCAGCCGCAGCATCTATTCGGTTACAGTGCCCGGTGCAGTGGCGGGGTGGGAGGCGCTGCATAAAAGATTTGGAAAGCTGCCGCTGTCCGTCGACCTGGCTCCAGCGATCGCACTCGCCCGCGAGGGATTTCCGGTTACAGAGACAGACTCCGCCAACTGGAAGCAGTATGGGTTGCCGTACAAGGATCGGGCGGCCTTCGCTTCCGTCTTTCTGCCAAACGGCAGCTATCCAACGGTTGGACAGATATTCAGGAACACTGACATTGCCAACAGCCTTCACCTGATCGGAGAGAAGGGCGCCGACGCCTTCTATCGCGGGCCGATTGCCGATGCGATTGTCAAAATTTCCGACGAGAACAATGGCTTTATGACCAAGGCCGACCTCGCCGACTACAAGCCTGAGTGGGTAGAGCCGGTTTCAACGACCTATCACGGCTGGAGAGTCTATGAGACGCCGCCAAACACGCAGGGCATTGCTGCTCTATCGATGCTCAATGTGATGGAACTCTATCCACTGCGCCAGTGGGGTCACGATTCGGCCAGGACATTGCATATCGAACTCGAGGCAAAAGCGCTCGCGTACTCCGACATGCTGCACTACGTCGGCGACCCACGCGTCGAGGACATTCCTACGAAAAAGCTGATATCGAAGGAGCTTGCAAAACAGCGCGCGCAAGGTATCACAGACAAAGCCAACTGCAATGTTCTGCCATCGGACCGCAAGGAACAGCTAGATAAGCTACAGAGTGACACGACTTATCTGGCCACGGTTGACCGCGATGGCATGGTGGTCTCGCTGATTCAATCGAACGCCGGCAACTTTGGCTCGGGGCTGGTGCCGCAGCATACAGGCTTCGTTCTGCAGAATCGCGGCAGCGGCTTCTACATGCAGCCAGGACAGCCAAACTCGCTGGCTGGGCACAAGCGTCCTCTGCATACGATCATTCCCGCCATGATGCAGAAGGACGGTGCGACGATTGCGTTCGGCATCATGTCGGGTTTCAATCAGGCACAGGCCCACGCGCAATTTGTTGCCAACGTAGTGGACTTCGATATGAATATCCAGGCTGCCATGGATGCGGCACGCTTCAATAAAGGGAACTCCGGCTGCGGCGTGAGCATCGAAGACGGTTACCCGAAGGAAGTGTTCGAGCAGCTTGCGGCCCAGGGGCACCAGATCGATGTTGTTCCGCGCTACTCGCAGGTGATGGGGCGCGGGAACGCGACGATGCACGACGATGCGCTGGGGGTGAACTTCGGAGCTTCGGATCCGAGAGCAGATGGTCAGGCGGTCCCTGAGATGCCGCCGTACTGAAGCCTTGAGTTAGCCGGCTTCATCTCGCGACCGGTTGAACCTCAGTCAAGGCGCCGTTGTGTTCCATGCTGAGTTGGGCCGCCTGCATGACTGCGAACTCTTCGAGCGTTGCCGCAGCGGAGACCGGCGGTGTTCCCGTGCGAACGAAGTCGACGATGGCCTGGAGCTGTGGCCGATAGTTGACTGGGAATGCCTCCACATCCGAAAGTTTGCCTGAAGCAAGCTGAAAGACTGTGCTGAATGGCGCGGTAGGCCGTACCAGGTGCACCGTTCCGTACCGCCCGTCGCGCCAGACTGCGGTGATCGTGTCGCTATCAGGTGTGTGAATGCGAGCAACCCGAGCGATGCCCGACCCCATCGCTGCATAAAGCAGCTCGATCGAATGGATGCCGTACCACGCAAGATCCAGGTCGTATCCTTCGTCCAATTTACCGAGTGCACCCGGGCCCCAGATATTGGCGGAGACAATATCTTCCGGAAGCGGACTTGCGGGGAAGCGAAGTGCAGATGCGCTGAACCATGGAATATGGTTCAGCGTGGCGTATTGATCGATCTCCATTGCTTCTTTGAGCGCGCCTGCAAGGGGTTTGTCGATGAAGATTGGTTTGCGGCAGGTTGCGGCCTCTTTGAACTCGTGAAGGCGCGCGGCAGGATCGACGCTGAGAATGAGAAGTCCATCGACTTGCGGGCAGAGTTCGCCGATGGACGCCACGAAGGGAATCTTCCACTGGTTCTTCAGTTGCGATGTGAACTTTTCGATGCGATCGCGGCTGAGTGGCAAGGACGGATTGCCGCCGCGGAATGCGACAACAATGGTTGCTCCCGCTACATGGTCCTTCGAGGTGGCATCATTGAGAAGTCGCGCGAACTCGACTGAGTGTGAAGAGTCGGTGCCGATGATGCCGAGACGCAGGTCAGCCGCGTAGCCGAGCGGCGCGGCCAACATCAGGCAAAGCAGTGTCCATCGCCGCAATGAATTGTGGTCGTATCGCTTCATGCCGTATTCCTTTCGTAGAGGAAAAGCGTATCGGTCGTCAATCGTTGATAGATAGTTGAACCGTTTTCATTCAGAAGCGCAAACCGGAACATCTCCGGCAGGATGTCATCGATCTTCACCCGGCTGTGGTCCTCATTCTTGCCGGGACGAACGATTTCGCCGGAAACCTCGGCCCATCCTCTGTCCAGACGGTCACCGGCGGCGGAGCTTGCGCGCGCAAATGGAATCCGCGTCGTTCTGTGCAGCGTCCTTCCTGCCGCGGGCTATCGCTGGAGACCGGACGCTCATCCCGTCGAGCCAACCCGTGAACTGAACCGATGGCTTCAGAGCTATGCGCAAGCGCAAAATATAGTGTACGTCGACTACTATTCAGCGCTGGCCAATAAAGACGGCGGCATGAAAGACAGGCTCTCCTGGGATGGAGTTCACCCCACGGCTGAAGGTTATCGCATCATGGCGCCTCTCGCCGAGGCAGGAATACAGGCGGCACTCCGCCACTGATTTCGTGCTTTGTCTTGCCGGGAAAGTTCAGCGCCAGATACGTGCACCGCCGTTGAAGCTCGCCGCTACGTTCATCCTGCCTTGTGGGACGGTAGAAGAGAAACGTATACTTCATCTGCTTGCCCGGGGTGGAAAACCAAAGCCGAATATGTTGCAGACACTCAAAGAGCAGACTCTTGAAGCCAATCTTGAGCTGGTACGGCGCGGACTCGTCCTGTACACCTTTGGCAATGCCAGCGGTATCGATCGTGAGCTGGGGTTGGTTGTCATCAAGCCCAGCGGCATCGGCTACGACAAACTTAGGCCCGAACACATGGTGGTAACCGATCTCGAAGGGAAGATCGTCGAAGGCGATCTGCGTCCGTCCAGCGACCTGAAGACCCACCTCGTACTCTACAAGGCATTCGAAACTATAGGCGCCGTCGTGCATACGCATTCCGAGAATGCGACAGCGTGGGCGCAGGCATGCCGCGACATTCCAGCGCTGGGTACAACGCACGCCGATTATTTTCATGGCGCAGTGCCTTGCACGCGGGAGCTTACCGATGAGGAGATCAACGGTGACTACGTTCTGAACACCGGCATCGCCATCGTCGAGCGATTTGCCGGGATCGATCCCCTTGCCATCCCCGGAGTTCTCGTTGCCGGTCATGCGCCGTTCGCCTGGGGAAAAACTCCTCATGATGCCGCGCACACTGCCGTGGTGCTTGAGACTGTAGCGAAGATGGCTTTTATGACAGTGATGCTCAATCCGGATTGCGGCGTCTCCAGGGCGCTGCTTGACCGGCACTACTACCGCAAACATGGCCCGAATGCTACATACGGGCAAAAGTAAGGGAGAAGATGAATGGCTGTTGTAGCCGGAGCTGATTTCGGAACGCTAAGCGTGCGTGTAACCTTGCTCGATTCGGAGAAAGGCAGGCTGGCTACGGCGTCGGCGGAGTATCCGCTGCACCGCCGGCGCGACGATCCCGACTTTGCAACGCAGTCGCACGAAGACCAGATGCAGGCGCTGGTCAAGGCGACGCGCGATGTCCTCGCACAGGCGGGTATCCGGGGCGAAGAAGTCATCTCGCTGGCGATCGACACCACAGGTTCGAGCGTCGTGGTTGTGGACAAGGACCTGCAACCGCTCGACGACTACTATCTCTGGTGCGACCATCGCGCACTGCACGAAGCGCAGGAGATCACTCGCAAGGCGCACGAGACAAAGCTCGAGGCCATCGAATGGTGCGGCGGCGTCTACTCGCACGAGTGGGGATGGGCGAAGCTGCTGCATTGGCTGCGCCATGCAAGCGAAGAAAAGCGCGCCCGGTTCGCTACCGCCCTTGAACACTGCGACATGGTCGCAGCTACCCTTACCGGTGTCAAAGATCCGTCGGGGATCAAGCGCTCCGTCTGTGCCATGGGGCACAAGTGGATGTGGAATCCCAGGTGGGGAGGCCTGCCGTCACAGGAGTTTCTCACGTCAGTCGATCCGTTGTTGCGCGGCGTCCGCGAAAAGATCGGCGGTGAGTATCTGGCGTCAGATCGCATCTACGGCAATCTCTCCCCGGAATGGGCGCAGAAGATGGGCCTGCCTGCTGGAATTCCCATCCCAGTCGGCGCATTCGACGCGCATTGGGACGCGCTTGGCGCGGGGTGCAGGCCGGGCGACGTCGTGAACGTCGTCGGCACATCGACCTGCATCATTGCCACGGCAGAGAAGACCGAGCTGGTGCCGGGTGTCTGCGGCATCGTTCCCGGCAGCGTCGACCCCACGCTTACGGGAATCGAAGCGGGCCTTTCAGCGGTAGGCGATATCTTCGACGCCATCGCGCGCCGCGCCGGAATGAAAGTGAAAGACCTGGCCAAAGGGTTAGAGGAATACAGGCCAGGCCAGACCGGCCTCCTGCGTTTCAGTTGGGACAACGGAGACCGCACCGTCCTCGTGAATCCCGAACTGGGCGGCATGACGCTTGGCTGGAACCTCGTTCACACAGCCCAGGACGAACTGTACGCGGCCATCGAAGGCACGGCATTTCACACGCGCATCATTCTTGAACGGATGGCCGGGCATGGTGTCCCCGTCGAGCGCGTCATCAACGGCGGAGGCATCCCACAGAACAACACGGTGCTGAACCAGATCTACGCGAACGTCCTGAACAAGCCTGTGCTGGTGCCAGACGGAACCCCCACGAGCCTGGGTTCCGGCATCGTAGCGTTGGCCGTGGCTGGCGTCTTCCCATCCATCGCCGCGGCACAGCAGAAACTCTGCCTGCCCTTCAAGACCTATCTGCCTGACTCAGGCGCAGTTGCGATCTACGAGCAGCTCTACCAGCTCTATCGCAAGATTTACTTCGCATTCGGAACAAGAGACGCCGCCGCCGTTCCACTCGGAGAGATTTTGCCGGAACTGAGGCGCATCGCTACGCTTGCCCGCAAGGCATACTGAAGTTCTGTTTGCTTAAGGGCATGGCTTCAGCGGTGCCACGGCATTGCCTGGCGAAGAGATATTCTTTCCAGCCAGAGTTTCTGCGGTAGAGTGGGCATGACGGCCGGGCCCCTACTCCTTTAAGCACGAGGTCTCGTTCATGGGAATCAGCAGGCGCCAATTTCTAACGCGTGTCGGGCAGGCGGGCGGATACAGCGCTGTCTTCACAACCATGCAGTCGCTCGGGCTGATGCCGATGAAGGCCGAGCCTGTCGCCGCAATCGCTGCTGCGTCTGGAATTGGCAAAGGGATAAAGCTTGTGGTCCTGGGAGGCGGAGTTGCTGGGCTGGTCACCGCTTACGAGGCGAAGAAGCTTGGCTACGAAGTCACCCTGCTCGAAGCGCGCCACAGACCCGGCGGGCGCGCATGGAGCGCGCGCAACGGCGATGTCGTCGAGTTCATCGACGGTACCACGCAACACGTCACATGGAGCGATGGCCTTTATCAGAACATGGGGCCGGCCAGGCTTCCGTCAATTCACGACACGATGCTGGGTTATTGCCGCGAGCTCAAAGTGCCCCTTGAAGTTGAGGTCAACACCACGCGCTCGTCGCTCCTGCAGAACGACAAGGTCAACGGCGGCAAGCCGATCCTGCAGCGCAAGGTCGTCAACGATACCCGCGGTCAGGTCAGCGAACTGCTGTCGAAGGCAATCGCCGGTGGAGCGCTCGATCAGGACCTCTCCGCCGAAGATAAACAGCGCATGATCGAGGCCCTGAAGGTCTACGGTCCGTTGGACAGCGGCAGCAAATACAAGGGCTCCGAGCGTTCCCAGATCACTCGCTATCCCGGAGCCGGCCCTCGGACGCTCATCGTCGACGAGAACATCCTCGGAATCCACGACCTTCTCGACGGCAACTTCTGGGACGCTGAACTCTACGAAGAGGCGATCGACTGGCAGGCAACCATGTTTCAGCCGGTCAATGGAATGCAGCAAATATCCTTTGCATTCGCCCGGTTGCTTAATCCTGCCATCGTCTACGACGCTCCTGTCACTGAGATCGCCAAAACCGGCAAGAGAGTTCGAGTCGGATATTCCAGAAAAGGGACGACGAAGTACATCGATGCGGACTACGCCGTATGTGCGATGCCGCTGACAATCCTCAAGAAGATCAAGGCAGACCTCGACCCTGAACACCGTGGAGCCGTCGATCGCGGCGGCGATACCTATCAGGCTGCCTGCAAGATTCCCTGGGAGTCGCGACGCTTCTGGGAGATGGATTACAACATCTACGGCGGCCTGTCCTTCCTTGCCAGCGGGCCCAGCCCCGTCTGGTATCCCAGCGCAAACCTATTCTCCGACCGCGGTATCGTCGTGGCGGGTTACATGATGGAGAGCGAAGGAGGCTTCGACAAACTCTCCCTGCAGGAGAAGCTCGATGCCTCGCGCGCCTCGATCGAAAAGCTGCATCCCGGCCACGGGAAGGAGCTTGAGAAGCCCATTTTCTGCGGCTGGAAGCACGTCAAGTGGAACGAAGGCTCATGGATCGGTCAGATCTCACAGGCTGACTACGACACCATCACGCAACCCGACGGCCCAATCTACTTTGCCGGCGACCACACCAGCCACGTCGTTGGATGGCAGGAGGGTGCAGCCCTGAGCGGCAAGCGGGCTGTGCAGATGATCTGCGACAAAGTAAAAGCCGCTCGTGCTTGAGAGTAAGCTGCCGCTACCTCCAGCCCGCGCGATGTCTCCCTACTTTTTCGCTACGTCCGACTCAATCGCCGGAGTCCCCTTCAACTCCCGCGCCCGTTGTTCCACTGCGCGCATCACACGCAGCAGATTGCCCCCATAGATCTTCTTGATGTCCTGAGCGGAGTAGCCCTTTTCAAGCAAAGCCCGCGTCAGGGCAGGGAACTTGTTATAAGAATCAAGGTCCGGCGGGACGCAGCTCACGCCATCGAAGTCCGTGCCGATGCCGACATGGTCGATGCCGCCAACCTTGACTCCGTGATCGATCTGGGCCACAACATCCGCCAGCGTTGCGGGAGGAACCTTCTCTTTGAACTCGGCCTGTAGCTTCTCCATCGCAGCCGCTTTAGCGGCAGGGTCCTCGATCTTGCGCGCAGCCGCATACTGGTCGCGCATCGACGCCCGCACCGACTTCGACTCGTCGTAGTAGCGCTCCGAAAGAAACTCGCAGCCGAAGTTAATCTGCATGACGCCCCCCTTCGCCGCCAGTGCCTTAATCATCTCGTCAGTCATGTTGCGCGTGTAGTTCACAACGGCCCGGCACCCCGAATGCGATGCAATCAGCGGTGCCGTCGAGGTTTCAAGCGCATCCCAGAATGTCTTGTCCGCGGTGTGAGAGATATCGACCATCATGCCGAGGCGGTTCATCTCTCGCACGACATCTTTGCCAAACGGTGTAAGCCCATTGTGGTGCGCCACCTTGGGGTTGTCGGCATCGCCCTGGGAGTCGGCCCAATTGTTTGTGTTGAAGTGCGTCAGCGTCATATAGCGCACACCGAGCGCATAGTAGTCCCGCAGCAGCCGCAGCGAATCCTCGATGGCATGGCCGCCCTCAATGCCCATCAGTGCCGCGATCCTATGCTCCTTGTGGGCGCGAACAATGTCCGCTGCTGTTGTCGCAAAGACGAACTCGTTCGGGTGCTTGGCGATGACGTCGGTC
This region of Acidobacteriota bacterium genomic DNA includes:
- a CDS encoding ribulokinase, coding for MAVVAGADFGTLSVRVTLLDSEKGRLATASAEYPLHRRRDDPDFATQSHEDQMQALVKATRDVLAQAGIRGEEVISLAIDTTGSSVVVVDKDLQPLDDYYLWCDHRALHEAQEITRKAHETKLEAIEWCGGVYSHEWGWAKLLHWLRHASEEKRARFATALEHCDMVAATLTGVKDPSGIKRSVCAMGHKWMWNPRWGGLPSQEFLTSVDPLLRGVREKIGGEYLASDRIYGNLSPEWAQKMGLPAGIPIPVGAFDAHWDALGAGCRPGDVVNVVGTSTCIIATAEKTELVPGVCGIVPGSVDPTLTGIEAGLSAVGDIFDAIARRAGMKVKDLAKGLEEYRPGQTGLLRFSWDNGDRTVLVNPELGGMTLGWNLVHTAQDELYAAIEGTAFHTRIILERMAGHGVPVERVINGGGIPQNNTVLNQIYANVLNKPVLVPDGTPTSLGSGIVALAVAGVFPSIAAAQQKLCLPFKTYLPDSGAVAIYEQLYQLYRKIYFAFGTRDAAAVPLGEILPELRRIATLARKAY
- a CDS encoding L-ribulose-5-phosphate 4-epimerase — translated: MQTLKEQTLEANLELVRRGLVLYTFGNASGIDRELGLVVIKPSGIGYDKLRPEHMVVTDLEGKIVEGDLRPSSDLKTHLVLYKAFETIGAVVHTHSENATAWAQACRDIPALGTTHADYFHGAVPCTRELTDEEINGDYVLNTGIAIVERFAGIDPLAIPGVLVAGHAPFAWGKTPHDAAHTAVVLETVAKMAFMTVMLNPDCGVSRALLDRHYYRKHGPNATYGQK
- the ggt gene encoding gamma-glutamyltransferase; amino-acid sequence: MLFRNIPLCLVAGLSVCSIANAQFSAVPDSGSNASGGFVRDVRSHPREPSRDNAFSMTINKYGIAATLQTLASQVGASILAKGGNAVDAAIASNAAVGVIEPMMNGIGGDLFAIVWDPKTKKLYALNASGWSPKAETIEAMKAKGVTKMSSRSIYSVTVPGAVAGWEALHKRFGKLPLSVDLAPAIALAREGFPVTETDSANWKQYGLPYKDRAAFASVFLPNGSYPTVGQIFRNTDIANSLHLIGEKGADAFYRGPIADAIVKISDENNGFMTKADLADYKPEWVEPVSTTYHGWRVYETPPNTQGIAALSMLNVMELYPLRQWGHDSARTLHIELEAKALAYSDMLHYVGDPRVEDIPTKKLISKELAKQRAQGITDKANCNVLPSDRKEQLDKLQSDTTYLATVDRDGMVVSLIQSNAGNFGSGLVPQHTGFVLQNRGSGFYMQPGQPNSLAGHKRPLHTIIPAMMQKDGATIAFGIMSGFNQAQAHAQFVANVVDFDMNIQAAMDAARFNKGNSGCGVSIEDGYPKEVFEQLAAQGHQIDVVPRYSQVMGRGNATMHDDALGVNFGASDPRADGQAVPEMPPY
- a CDS encoding oxidoreductase, which translates into the protein MKRYDHNSLRRWTLLCLMLAAPLGYAADLRLGIIGTDSSHSVEFARLLNDATSKDHVAGATIVVAFRGGNPSLPLSRDRIEKFTSQLKNQWKIPFVASIGELCPQVDGLLILSVDPAARLHEFKEAATCRKPIFIDKPLAGALKEAMEIDQYATLNHIPWFSASALRFPASPLPEDIVSANIWGPGALGKLDEGYDLDLAWYGIHSIELLYAAMGSGIARVARIHTPDSDTITAVWRDGRYGTVHLVRPTAPFSTVFQLASGKLSDVEAFPVNYRPQLQAIVDFVRTGTPPVSAAATLEEFAVMQAAQLSMEHNGALTEVQPVAR
- the katG gene encoding catalase/peroxidase HPI → MSSEAKCPFHQGSGAGTTNSEWWPNQLNLNLLHQHSSLSDPMGEEFNYAEEFKSLDYAALKKDLVALMTDSQDWWPADFGHYGPLFIRMSWHSAGTYRISDGRGGAGRGQQRFAPLNSWPDNVNLDRARRLLWPIKQKYGKKISWADLLILAGNVALESMGFKTFGFAGGRADVWEPDMDVNWGLETTWLGTDKRFSGDRDLVSPYGATHMGLIYVNPEGPDGIPDPIKAAKDIRETFRRMAMNDEETVALIAGGHTFGKTHGAAPAPQHVGREPEGAPIEEQGLGWSNAYKSGIAGDAIGSGLEVTWSGKPTQWSNEFFDNLFKYEWELTKSPGGAHQWKPKGDAGAGTVPDAHDASKRHAPAMLTTDLSLRLDPIYEKISRRFYEHPEEFADAFARAWFKLVHRDMGPRSRYLGPEVPREELIWQDPIPAVDHALVNDQDIAALKSKVLAAGLTVSQLVSTAWASASTFRGSDKRGGANGARIRLAPQKDWKANQPEQLAKVLKTLEEIQKSFNNSQSGGKKISLADLIVLAGCAGVEQAAKNAGINVTVPFTPGRMDASQEQTDVESFSVLEPVEDGFRSYSNGSDGGHAELSLLDKAQLLTLTAPELAVLVGGLRVLNTNVGQSKYGVFTKRPEALTNDFFVNLLDMRTAWKAVSNGKETFEGRDRTTGEVKWTATRADLIFGSNAQLRALSEVYGSTDAHKKFVNDFVGVWNKVMNLDRFDLAASHK
- a CDS encoding dipeptidase, yielding MELHERLFQREIFWRADIFSSAPASDRRFAFIVEGTHFNGRGFALPISRHVYSFAVLSLVALPLAAQQRKVTQAEVDRITRDAILIDTHNDIPSLTVDGYDIATPNKEGETDLPRMKGFLGAEFFAVYVSADYVNGNHSANRALQMIDTVRTDVIAKHPNEFVFATTAADIVRAHKEHRIAALMGIEGGHAIEDSLRLLRDYYALGVRYMTLTHFNTNNWADSQGDADNPKVAHHNGLTPFGKDVVREMNRLGMMVDISHTADKTFWDALETSTAPLIASHSGCRAVVNYTRNMTDEMIKALAAKGGVMQINFGCEFLSERYYDESKSVRASMRDQYAAARKIEDPAAKAAAMEKLQAEFKEKVPPATLADVVAQIDHGVKVGGIDHVGIGTDFDGVSCVPPDLDSYNKFPALTRALLEKGYSAQDIKKIYGGNLLRVMRAVEQRARELKGTPAIESDVAKK
- a CDS encoding FAD-dependent oxidoreductase — encoded protein: MGISRRQFLTRVGQAGGYSAVFTTMQSLGLMPMKAEPVAAIAAASGIGKGIKLVVLGGGVAGLVTAYEAKKLGYEVTLLEARHRPGGRAWSARNGDVVEFIDGTTQHVTWSDGLYQNMGPARLPSIHDTMLGYCRELKVPLEVEVNTTRSSLLQNDKVNGGKPILQRKVVNDTRGQVSELLSKAIAGGALDQDLSAEDKQRMIEALKVYGPLDSGSKYKGSERSQITRYPGAGPRTLIVDENILGIHDLLDGNFWDAELYEEAIDWQATMFQPVNGMQQISFAFARLLNPAIVYDAPVTEIAKTGKRVRVGYSRKGTTKYIDADYAVCAMPLTILKKIKADLDPEHRGAVDRGGDTYQAACKIPWESRRFWEMDYNIYGGLSFLASGPSPVWYPSANLFSDRGIVVAGYMMESEGGFDKLSLQEKLDASRASIEKLHPGHGKELEKPIFCGWKHVKWNEGSWIGQISQADYDTITQPDGPIYFAGDHTSHVVGWQEGAALSGKRAVQMICDKVKAARA